From Silurus meridionalis isolate SWU-2019-XX chromosome 14, ASM1480568v1, whole genome shotgun sequence, a single genomic window includes:
- the chmp6a gene encoding charged multivesicular body protein 6, with the protein MGNVFVGKGRPSRVTEQDRVILQLKQQRDKLKQYKRKLTVQLEKERFLARQLLKDGKKERALLLLKKKRYQAQLLDKTETQISNLERMVQDLEFAQIEVKVLEGLKVGNDCLKKMHEALSIEEVERIMEETQDAIEYQKQVDEMLAGCLSQEDEEAVLAELEAITQDEDVQLPEVPTEPLPAVPELEHGSKPAKVKQEGMILLAE; encoded by the exons ATGGGAAACGTTTTCGTCGGGAAAGGACGCCCAAGTCGTGTAACAGAGCAGGACCGGGTTATCTTG caACTAAAACAGCAGCGAGATAAACTGAAGCAGTACAAGAGGAAACTCACTGTTCAGCTGGAGAAAGAGAGGTTTCTAGCCAGGCAGCTGCTGAAGGATGGGAAGAAAGA AAGAGCTCTTCTGCTGCTCAAAAAAAAGCGCTACCAGGCACAGCTTCTGGACAAGACCGAGACCCAGATAAGCAACCTAGAGCGCATG GTCCAAGACCTTGAATTTGCCCAGATTGAAGTAAAGGTCTTAGAAGGTCTGAAGGTCGGCAACGACTGCTTGAAGAAAATGCATGAG GCACTGTCCATTGAAGAAGTGGAGAGAATAATGGAGGAAACACAGGATGCCATAGAATATCAGaag CAAGTCGATGAGATGCTGGCTGGCTGTCTGAGTCAGGAGGATGAGGAGGCTGTGCTAGCCGAGCTAGAGGCCATCACTCAG GATGAAGATGTTCAACTTCCTGAAGTGCCCACTGAACCTTTGCCTGCGGTGCCTGAGCTAGAGCACG GGAGTAAGCCAGCTAAAGTGAAGCAGGAAGGAATGATCCTTCTGGCAGAGTAG